The following coding sequences lie in one Oscillospiraceae bacterium genomic window:
- the purF gene encoding amidophosphoribosyltransferase, whose amino-acid sequence MYSHSEITDKLHEECAVFGVSVTTDEAAGIIYNGLLAMQHRGQEGAGIAAVNGSTITVVKNKGLVNEVFTPKIMSTVPKSSLAIGHARYSTTGSDKVCNVQPFMTEYLTGRIATAHNGNIINAAELKAQLEKKGLDFTATSDSEVISSLIAYELLRADGDVIAGFRSACGKLIGAFSLICALSSGKLVAVRDPNGFRPLCIGKNEFGYAVASESCALDSCGFELVRNVLPGEIVIIENGEIRESAVALTASRRSLCVFEFIYFARPDSVIDGLSVYEARFNMGRELAKEYHVEADAVCGVPDSGLEAAAGYAAESGIPLVSGFVKNRYIGRSFIYPTQKQRENAVSLKLNPLRANVSGKRIVIVDDSIVRGTTGAKIVSALRDAGAKEIHMRISAPPFRHTCHFGTDIDSEDKLIANKLTVEEIGKHLGVDSLGFISVDGLLKACAGSQVDFCTGCFTGDYSVKFGEYSKFNLESGKENK is encoded by the coding sequence GCTTCTTGCAATGCAGCACCGAGGTCAGGAGGGCGCAGGCATCGCCGCCGTGAACGGCAGCACAATAACCGTCGTTAAAAACAAGGGGCTTGTAAACGAGGTTTTCACACCGAAGATCATGTCAACCGTGCCGAAATCCTCTCTTGCGATAGGTCACGCGCGTTATTCGACGACAGGCTCAGATAAAGTATGCAATGTGCAGCCGTTTATGACCGAATATCTTACCGGACGCATCGCCACGGCTCATAACGGCAACATCATAAACGCCGCCGAGTTAAAAGCACAGCTTGAGAAAAAAGGTCTCGATTTTACAGCCACAAGCGACAGCGAGGTCATCTCATCTCTAATTGCGTATGAGCTGCTTCGCGCGGATGGTGACGTAATCGCCGGTTTCCGTTCGGCTTGTGGAAAGCTTATCGGCGCTTTTTCACTCATATGTGCGCTCAGTTCAGGAAAGCTCGTCGCGGTGCGAGATCCGAACGGCTTTCGCCCGTTATGTATCGGCAAAAATGAATTCGGTTATGCCGTCGCATCGGAAAGCTGTGCTTTGGACAGCTGCGGCTTTGAACTGGTGCGTAACGTGCTGCCCGGTGAAATTGTCATAATTGAAAACGGAGAGATCAGAGAATCGGCCGTCGCGCTTACCGCTTCGCGCCGCAGTCTCTGTGTTTTTGAGTTTATCTACTTTGCCCGCCCGGATTCCGTCATAGACGGGCTAAGCGTTTATGAGGCGCGTTTCAATATGGGACGCGAGCTTGCGAAGGAATATCATGTCGAGGCCGATGCCGTATGCGGCGTCCCTGACAGCGGATTGGAAGCAGCCGCAGGATATGCCGCCGAAAGCGGAATACCGCTTGTCAGCGGATTTGTTAAAAACAGATATATCGGCCGAAGCTTTATATATCCGACCCAGAAGCAGCGTGAAAACGCCGTAAGTCTTAAGCTTAATCCGCTTCGCGCCAATGTATCGGGAAAACGAATCGTCATTGTAGACGATTCCATAGTACGCGGCACGACCGGAGCAAAAATCGTATCGGCTCTCCGTGACGCCGGCGCAAAGGAAATACACATGCGCATTTCCGCTCCGCCATTCAGACATACCTGTCATTTCGGCACTGATATAGACAGCGAAGACAAACTGATTGCAAACAAACTTACCGTCGAAGAAATCGGAAAGCATCTCGGTGTTGATTCGCTTGGTTTTATTTCTGTCGACGGACTGCTTAAGGCGTGCGCCGGTTCACAGGTGGATTTCTGCACAGGATGCTTTACAGGCGATTATTCGGTCAAATTCGGCGAATACTCAAAATTCAACCTTGAATCAGGAAAAGAAAATAAATAA